Below is a window of Chthoniobacterales bacterium DNA.
CGAGAGGTTTGTCACTCATACGTCGGCGCAGATTCCCTCGCGCCCGCCGAGGTTGTCACGAAAAAATCCGACCGACTGCCGCTATTGCCGGGCCGGATTCCTCGCCGCCCGCGAGCGCGAGAGCAGGCGCAGCGACACGTCGAAGCCAAGCGCGACCACGAAATAACAGACGACCGCCAGAATGAGGCCAAGGGCGATCCCCCCGAGCATCAGCACGCCCCAGATGCCGGGCGCCTGCTTGACCAACTCCCAGAAAGTGAGCCGCTGCATGAGGTCGTTCATCTGCTGCGCCAGCGACGGCTTTCCGAGCAGAAGAGAGCCGAGTTTCAGCTGCGCATAGATGAAAAACGCAAAGGTAAACGGATTGGTAATCCAGCAGCCGACGAGCGCCGCCGGGACGTTCACCCGGGCCAGCACCGCTCCGAAAGCCGCCGGAATGCTCTGCAACGGAAACGGCAGCACGGAGAAAAATGCGCCGATGGCCAGCCCGAGCGCGGTGCCGTGGCGGTCCCATCGCCACAGTCGCGGGTCGAAAAAACGATCGCCGAGCGTGCGGTGCAGGAACGTGCCGCGCAGGTGTTTGATGCGAGGAACATGCCGAAGGTATTTGCCCGCCCACGAACGGCGCCAGTGGATCGGCTTCATAGGCGGGGCGTGACGGCAAAAAACGATTTCAATTTACAAACTCCTCCGTGGCTTG
It encodes the following:
- a CDS encoding DUF2062 domain-containing protein; amino-acid sequence: MKPIHWRRSWAGKYLRHVPRIKHLRGTFLHRTLGDRFFDPRLWRWDRHGTALGLAIGAFFSVLPFPLQSIPAAFGAVLARVNVPAALVGCWITNPFTFAFFIYAQLKLGSLLLGKPSLAQQMNDLMQRLTFWELVKQAPGIWGVLMLGGIALGLILAVVCYFVVALGFDVSLRLLSRSRAARNPARQ